The Candidatus Hydrogenedentota bacterium nucleotide sequence CCGCCCCGCTCCACGGCGATGGAAAAGGAGAACACGTCGTTCATGGGGTTCTGAACGTGGTAATAGGTGACGCCGCGGCCGTCCTCACGGCGGGCATAGTCGCGGCCCTCGCGGATATAGCGCGGCTCCATGGGCTTCGCGGGCATGGCCATGATTTCCGCCGCAAAAGGCGAAAGGCGCGTGCCGTCTATCTCGATCACCGCCAGGGGGGGCTTCTCCACCTGGGGCGACGGCCTGGGCGCGTCCTCGCGGAAGCCCGCCACATAGCCGCCGCTGAAATACTCGTTGGCGACCCGGATAACGTCCTCGCGGGTGACTTTCCCCATCCGCTCGATGAGGGCCGAGGCGCGCTCCCACGGCTCGAAGGCTATCCATGCGGAGCGCATGGCGTCCACCCGGCTCACGTCCGACTCCAGGCCCGTCTTCTCGTTTCGCTTGTAGTCGTTGATAATGGCGGGGATGAGCCAGTCGCCGAACTCCCCGCGCTTGATGAGGTCCAACTGGTCCAGCAGCAGCCGCTCGACCTCCTCCATGGTCTGGCCGGGCTTGGGGATGCCGTAGAGGTACTGCGCGCCGTGGTCGTTCATGGGCTGGGGAAACGCGCCCGCCTGGAGCACGGCCTGGCGCTGGTTCAGGTTGATGTTGATGAGTCCCGCGGAGGCGTTGTCCAGCAGCATGTCCACCATCATCAGCGCCTCGGCGTCGGGGTGGCCGCGCGGCGCGGTGCGGAAGGCCAGCAGCACGAACTCCTCCGCCTGGTAGGGCACCCGCACCTCCTCGCGCGCCTGCGGCGCGGGGTCGTCCCAAGTGGCGCGCTCCGGCAGTTCGCGCGGTTCCAGGGACGAGAAACACTCGTCTATGACCGCCATGGTCTCGCCGGCGTCAATGTCGCCCGAGATGAATATGGCCATGTTGTTCGGCACATACCAGGCCCTGTAGAACTCGTGCAGGTTGCGCAGGGACGGGTTTTTCAGGTCCTCCACCGTTCCCAGGGTGGGCTTCTGCCCGTAGGGGTGTTTTTTGAAGAGGGCGGCGTTCACGGCAAGCTGGATGACCCGGTTCTTGTTGTCCAGCGCCCGGTTCATCTCCTCGTAGACCGTCTCCAGCTCCGTCTGGAAAAGGCGGAAGACGGGCCGGGCGAAACGGTCCGCCTCGATGGCGGCCCACTGCCGCAGCATGTTCGAGGGCAGGTCTATCTTGTAGACCACCTCCTCGTGCCAGGTGTGCGCGTTCAGGGCGCGGCCGCCCAGGGCGCGGTAAAGCCGGTCGAGCTCGTTGGGCGCGGCGAACTTCGCCGCCTCGACGGAGACCTCGTTTATCTGCCGGTACAGCGCCGCGCGGCGCGCGGGGTCCCGCTCGCGGAAATGCTCCTCATAGAGCGCCTCGATTTTGTCCAGCAGCGGCTTCTCCGCGGAGAAGTCCACCGTGCCCAGCCGCTCGGAGCCCTTGAAGAGCAGGTGCTCCATGTAATGCGCCAGCCCCGTCGAGTCGTCCGGGTCGTCCTTGCTCCCCGCGCGCACCGCTATCTCCGCGTAAAAGCGCGGCGTGTCGTGGTTTTCCGAAAGGTACACCTCCAGGCCGTTGTCCAGCCGGAACCGGCGCACGCCGAGGGGGTCGTCCGGCAGGGGGCCCGCCACCTCCTGCCAGCCTGCGGCCGCGGCAAGGCAAAAAGGCGCGGCCAGCGCCAACAACAGGGAGAACCGGACCAAGAAACGCATCCGCATGGGTAGCCTCCTTTCGCTGTGTCAGACCGCGCCCATTGTACGCGCGGGGGCGCGCGCCGCGCATCTGGAAGAAGGCGTAACCGGCAAACACCTATTTTTTCAGCCGGTTGACCGCCTCCACCACGGAAAACACGTCGCCCTGCTCATAAAAGTCCACGGTGATGAAGTTTGGAATGCGCCCGATTTCCCGGACGCATTTCATGACCCGGTCCATAAAGAACGGGTTGCTGTTCGCCGCAAGGGCCAGATGGCGGCGGGGGGTGGGCTGGGATTTCAAAAAATGGTTGAGGTTGAGCAGGGCATTGGTCTTTTCGCCCCGGTCCAGGCGGCAGTCAAACTCCTCCAGCGAGCCGGGATACCAGGGCGTGTCCCACATGTGTTTCCACATGGGCAGCAGCCAGTCCTGGTCACCGCAGTTGCGGTCGTACAGGACCACCACCCGCCGGTTTGCGGCGATCATCTCCCCCAGCGTCGGCCAGGGGTCTCCAAGCCGCTGGGCGTGGCAGAGGTCCAGCATGCCGCTTTCACGGAAGTCCCGCGCCAGATG carries:
- a CDS encoding insulinase family protein yields the protein MRMRFLVRFSLLLALAAPFCLAAAAGWQEVAGPLPDDPLGVRRFRLDNGLEVYLSENHDTPRFYAEIAVRAGSKDDPDDSTGLAHYMEHLLFKGSERLGTVDFSAEKPLLDKIEALYEEHFRERDPARRAALYRQINEVSVEAAKFAAPNELDRLYRALGGRALNAHTWHEEVVYKIDLPSNMLRQWAAIEADRFARPVFRLFQTELETVYEEMNRALDNKNRVIQLAVNAALFKKHPYGQKPTLGTVEDLKNPSLRNLHEFYRAWYVPNNMAIFISGDIDAGETMAVIDECFSSLEPRELPERATWDDPAPQAREEVRVPYQAEEFVLLAFRTAPRGHPDAEALMMVDMLLDNASAGLININLNQRQAVLQAGAFPQPMNDHGAQYLYGIPKPGQTMEEVERLLLDQLDLIKRGEFGDWLIPAIINDYKRNEKTGLESDVSRVDAMRSAWIAFEPWERASALIERMGKVTREDVIRVANEYFSGGYVAGFREDAPRPSPQVEKPPLAVIEIDGTRLSPFAAEIMAMPAKPMEPRYIREGRDYARREDGRGVTYYHVQNPMNDVFSFSIAVERGGNNDPLSGIAARLMQLSGTKSLAAEALQQEWYKLGTTFSVGADDYETFFSLTGLDANFEASVALLMDLAWNPAVEPEALEQLKANLLRQREDARKDMATMAEALVQFHRYGEDSPFRRMPPADRVRALTAEELQGVIRTAMASRQSVSYTGTLSLERVMDTVRRLHPVKGLLDDTPPPVYRRVRAPETAQVWTLQREAAQAHVQIEFGGGLYDPERSPEVQLYNSYFADGMAGIVFQELREARALAYMAGARYNVGRARRDQDIMLGVIQTQADKTTDALAAFVDLLDNMPLEQARFDAAKEGLVTSYRTGKIGFRGVIGTVRGWERRELLSDPRPGWYQAILDRGSLEMVSGFQQEAIANRPKLISIVGDRARIPMEALKAFGEIRELTLDDVFIE